The Apium graveolens cultivar Ventura chromosome 11, ASM990537v1, whole genome shotgun sequence genome has a window encoding:
- the LOC141697399 gene encoding signaling peptide TAXIMIN 2-like, with the protein MGDCHCRPLAFLLGLPFAFLSLILSLIGVIVWIIGSVLSCLCPCCFCCAWLLDTAVDLIKLPINIIKWFIDLIPC; encoded by the exons ATGGGAGATTGTCATTGCAGACCCCTGGCCTTTTTACTGGGATTACCTTTTGCATTCTTGTCCCTGATCCTATCTCTAATCGGTGTTATTGTCTGGATCATAGG ATCTGTTCTGAGTTGTCTGTGCCCCTGCTGTTTCTGCTGTGCATGGCTTCTAGATACGGCTGTGGATCTTATTAAGCTTCCCATCAATATAATCAAATGGTTCATCGACTTGATTCCTTGTTAA